The uncultured Paludibaculum sp. sequence AAAAGTCCTCTCACTCTAGGATTCCACGCGCCGGGTTTCGGCGTTCCATCGCAGCCGGCGGCCGCTGCGCAACGAGTCCAGGGTCATGCAAAGTACGATCGCGGTTGCCAGTCCGGCTTCCACGGGCGCATTCGGATCCTTGCGGCTCTTTGTACACTCCAGGAAGTTGCGGATGTGCTGGCGGGTGGCCGGCCCGAAGGAACCCGGTTGGATGTCTTCCTTCACCGCCTTCAACTCTGGTCCTGTCTGTTCCGGGAACAACCGGAAGCCCTCGCGGCCAACATCCAGTCTCGCCTTGGAGCCATGGAACTGCTTCATCTGATCCAGCGACGTGGGATATCGCATGGCCTTGTACCCTAGCGTGAAGGTGGCCATGTAATTTTCAGGGTACTCGATGATGATGCTGGCCGTCTCCGGTATCTCCGCGCCCGGTAGATTCACCCGTCCGCCGGAGCACGTCACCGCCACCGGATGCGTCGAGTTCATGAACCACTGGATCGCATCCACGACGTGCGCCGCCTGGCCAATCAACAGCCCGCCCGAGTAATCCCAGTAGTAATACCAGTTGAAGAACCGCTGGGAGCTCATCTCAAGCTGCGGAGCCGTGCCCAGCCATTGCTTCCAGTCCAGTGGACCCTTCAGCGTGGCGCTGCTCAAGCCATCCTGGCGATTCAGCCACCACGACGTCACCAGACGCACCTCGCCCAGCACACCCGAGTTCGCCACGTCCCTCGCCGCGATGAACAGAGGCGAACTGCGCCGCTGCATGCCCACCTGCACCACCCGCTTCGTGCGCCGCACCACCTCCACCATCTCGAGGCCCTCTTCGATCTTGTGGCACATCGGCTTCTCGACGTAGACGTCCTTGCCTGCGTTCACGGCGTCGATCACCATGCGGGCATGCCAGTGGTCCGGAGTTGCCACCACCACGGCATCCAGCGACTTGTCTTCCAGCATCCGGCGGTAGTCGCTGAACGACTTCGCGCCCGTGTTCGCCGCCTTCAGGCCGGCCTCGAGATTCGGCTGGTAGACGTCGCACACCGCCGCCATCTCGGCGCCTACTTCCTTGAACTCGGCCGTCAGCAGCCGCCCGCGTCCGCCGCTGCCAATGATGCCGGCCCGCACGCGGTCGTTCGCGCCGATCGCCGCACTGGAAGCGGCGGCTGTACCCGCTGAGAGAACAAAACTTCTGCGATTCATCGTGCTGCCAGTGTATTGAACCAGGCGGACGGTGGAAAGCCGGGTGTCAACGAAAACGACGGCCCGGAGCAGTGTCCGCGGCCGCCGTTGCCCATCACTCGCACGAATCCTACCGCTGATTCGCCTTCAGAATCTTCTTCCGCAGGCGGATCGACTTCGGAGTCACTTCCACCCATTCGTCTTCGTTGATGAACTCAATCGCCTGCTCCAGGTTCAGGATCCGCGGCGGCACCAGCCGGATCGCCTCATCCGCGCTCGACGACCGCATGTTCGTCAGCTTCTTTTCCTTGACGATATTCACCACCAGATCGTCGGTGCGCGAGTTCTCGCCCACCAGCATCCCCTCATAGACCTCGGTCACCGGCGCGATGAACATCACGCCGCGCTCCTGAAGATTGAAGATGGCATAGCCGGTCGACGTGCCCGCGCGATCGGACACCAGCGCTCCGGTGCTCCGCATGGGAATGTCACCCTGCCACTCGATATAGCCCTGGAACAGCGAATTCATGATCGCCGTGCCCTTGGTGTCCGTCAGCATCTCACTGCGCAGCCCGATGAGGCCGCGGGAGGGGACCTGGAACTCAAGCCGGACGCGGCCGGAACCATGGTTCACCATCTTGGACATCTTGCCCTTGCGCATGCCCATCTTCTCGATGACCACGCCCACATACTGCTCCGGCACGTCCACCACCAGCAGTTCCAGCGGCTCGCTCAGCTTGCCGTTGATCTCCCTGGTCAGGATCTGCGGCTTGCCCACCATCAACTCAAACCCTTCACGCCGCATCATCTCGATGAGGATGGCCAGCTGCAACTCGCCGCGGCCCATCACCTGAAACGCGTCCGGACCGCCCTCCACCTTCAGAGAGACGTTCGTGAGCAGCTCCTTCTCCAGGCGGTCACGCAGGTTGCGCGACGTCACCCACTGGCCTTCCCGGCCCGCGAATGGCGAAGTGTTGATCGTGAACACCATGCCAATGGTCGGCTCGTCGATGCGGATCTTCGGCATCGCCTTGGGTGTATCGGGATGGCTCACCGTCTCGCCGATGGTAATACCCTCGACGCCGGCGATCGCCAGCACATCGCCAGGCGTCCCCACGGTCTCGTCCACGCGCTTCAAGCCCTCGAAAGAGTAGAGCTTGGTGATCTTCGTCTTGTGCACCTGCCCGTCCAGACGGCACACGCTCACCTCATCACCCAGGCGCAGCGTACCCTGGAAGATGCGGCCGATGGCGATACGGCCCAGGTAGTCGGAGTAGTCGAGATTGGCCACCTGGAACTGCAGGATCCCGTCGGGATCGCCTTCCGGCGGCGGGATGTGCTTCACAATCGCTTCGAACAGCGGCTCCAGCGTCTCCGAAGGATCTTCAGGCGAGTTCTTGGCAATGCCGTCGCGGGCGATGGTGTAGACGATGGGGAACTCGAGCTGCTCCTCGGCGGCGTCCAGGTCGATGAAGAGGTCAAAGACCTCGTTCAGGACTTCCTGAATACGCGCGTCGGGCCGGTCGATCTTGTTGATGACGACGATCGGCGTGAGACCCTGCTCCAGCGCTTTGGACAGCACATAGCGGGTCTGGGGCAGCGGGCCTTCGCTGGCGTCCACCAGCAGCATGACGCCGTCCACCAGCTTTAGCGCACGCTCCACCTCACCGCCGAAGTCGGAGTGGCCAGGAGTGTCGACGATGTTGATCTTGATGCCGTGATACCGTACGCCGGTGGTCTTCGACAGAATGGTGATGCCGCGTTCGCGTTCCAGCTCGTTGGAGTCCATCGCGCGATCCTGCACCGTCTCGTTGCTGCGATAGATTCCGCTCTGCTTGAACATGGAGTCCACCAGCGTCGTCTTGCCATGGTCGACGTGCGCAATGATGGCGATATTGCGAAGATTTGGGTTCGAAACTAGCATTGGGAAATCGAAAAGGGGAACTTCCATTGTCCCATGTCCGTCCCTCTCCGCGCTCGGAATCGCACGACAGGTGTGGTTCTTTGCCGCTCCAGCACCAGAACGGTGTTCCCCTTCAGTCACTTACGCCCCAGAGACCTGCTCTGGCGCGCCCTCCGCCAAGCTAAATTAGGACCGGATGCTAAACTGGTGACAGTCATGTCGCAAGCCACTGGGCTCCCCACGGTTGTCATCGTGGGTCGTCCCAACGTGGGTAAATCCACTCTCTTCAACGCGATTCTCGGTCAACGCAGGTCGATCACCGGCGATGAGCCCGGCATCACGCGCGATCGCATCATCGGTGATGCTGTTCACCAGAATCGCCCGTTTCAACTCATCGACACCGGCGGCATCGTGCCGGAAGATGCCGAGTGGATCCCCGCGCAAATTCTCAAACAGGCTCGCGTCGCCCTCGACGTAGCCGACCAGATCATCTTCCTCATCGACGGCCGCACCGAGATCACATCGGCCGATCGCGACCTTGCCCAGATCCTCCGCCGCCTGGGCAAGCCCGTCACCCTCGCCGTCAACAAGATCGACGTCCCCAAGCGCGAGTCGCTCACCACCGCCTTCTTCGAACTCGGATTCAAAGACGTGCTCTCCGTCTCCGCCGAACACCGTCTCGGTCTCGAAGAACTCCTGGACCACGTCACACGCGAGTTCACGATTGTCGAACCGGACGACACCGAAGAGCAGCCCGGCAAGCTCCGCCCCATCCGCGTCTCCATCATCGGCCGCCCCAACGTCGGTAAGTCCACGCTGCTCAA is a genomic window containing:
- the typA gene encoding translational GTPase TypA, whose translation is MLVSNPNLRNIAIIAHVDHGKTTLVDSMFKQSGIYRSNETVQDRAMDSNELERERGITILSKTTGVRYHGIKINIVDTPGHSDFGGEVERALKLVDGVMLLVDASEGPLPQTRYVLSKALEQGLTPIVVINKIDRPDARIQEVLNEVFDLFIDLDAAEEQLEFPIVYTIARDGIAKNSPEDPSETLEPLFEAIVKHIPPPEGDPDGILQFQVANLDYSDYLGRIAIGRIFQGTLRLGDEVSVCRLDGQVHKTKITKLYSFEGLKRVDETVGTPGDVLAIAGVEGITIGETVSHPDTPKAMPKIRIDEPTIGMVFTINTSPFAGREGQWVTSRNLRDRLEKELLTNVSLKVEGGPDAFQVMGRGELQLAILIEMMRREGFELMVGKPQILTREINGKLSEPLELLVVDVPEQYVGVVIEKMGMRKGKMSKMVNHGSGRVRLEFQVPSRGLIGLRSEMLTDTKGTAIMNSLFQGYIEWQGDIPMRSTGALVSDRAGTSTGYAIFNLQERGVMFIAPVTEVYEGMLVGENSRTDDLVVNIVKEKKLTNMRSSSADEAIRLVPPRILNLEQAIEFINEDEWVEVTPKSIRLRKKILKANQR
- a CDS encoding Gfo/Idh/MocA family oxidoreductase → MNRRSFVLSAGTAAASSAAIGANDRVRAGIIGSGGRGRLLTAEFKEVGAEMAAVCDVYQPNLEAGLKAANTGAKSFSDYRRMLEDKSLDAVVVATPDHWHARMVIDAVNAGKDVYVEKPMCHKIEEGLEMVEVVRRTKRVVQVGMQRRSSPLFIAARDVANSGVLGEVRLVTSWWLNRQDGLSSATLKGPLDWKQWLGTAPQLEMSSQRFFNWYYYWDYSGGLLIGQAAHVVDAIQWFMNSTHPVAVTCSGGRVNLPGAEIPETASIIIEYPENYMATFTLGYKAMRYPTSLDQMKQFHGSKARLDVGREGFRLFPEQTGPELKAVKEDIQPGSFGPATRQHIRNFLECTKSRKDPNAPVEAGLATAIVLCMTLDSLRSGRRLRWNAETRRVES